Within the Leisingera thetidis genome, the region CCCGGCTCAGCTTGCGCGGCGGCGTCGAGGCGTTTGTGTTCGATACCACGGGCAATCTGATTTCCAGCATCAAGGGGGTGGACCGCAGCGACGCTCTGAACGTGCTGAATGACAGCGGCGGGAGCCGCACGCTGATCAGCGACGGGCTGTCCGCCCTATGGGGGCTTGCCGATGGCGGTGCTGCGGCCGGCACAGGGGCGGACGACTCCACCCCTGCCCTGGAACTGCGGCTGAGCGGCCTCGTCGACAGGGCGGTGAACGGCGGCACCGGCGTCGAGACGGTGGTGGATACCAGCGGCAGCCGGGTGATCTCGGCGGCGACCCCGATCATGCACAACGGCCAGGCCGTCGGCGTCATTGCCCTGACCTCGCCCACCGGAGAAGTGGATGCCTTGGTGCGCGGCGAGCAGGAGCGGGTGCTGCAGATGTTCGTTGTTGCCCTGCTGGTTTCGGTCGGATTGAGCCTGGTGCTGGCGTCGACGATTGCCAATCCTCTGGCCGACCTCGCCGAAGCCGCAGAACTTGGCCGGGAGCGCGGCGGCCGCAGGTCGAACCCGGGCCGGATCCGCATTCCGGACCTCTCTGCCCGCCCCGATGAAATCGGCCGCCTCAGCCGCGCGTTGCGCGGCATGGTCAAGGCGCTTTACTCCCGGATCGACAGCAACGAACAGTTTGCGGCCGATGTGGCGCATGAAATCAAGAATCCCCTGGCCAGCCTGCAATCGGCCGTCGGCACCCTGCGGATGGTCCGGCGGGACGATCAGCGCGAGAAGCTGATGGATGTGATTGAGCATGACGTGCGCCGCCTGGACCGCCTGGTCAGCGATATTTCCAATGCCTCGCGGCTTGATGCGGAACTGGTCAAGGAAGAGGAAGAGGATTTTGACCTGCTGGCGATGCTGGGCAACCTGAACCAGTATCTGGGCGAGGACGCGCGCGCCAAGGGGATCGATTACATCACCGATCTGCCTGCCCAGCCCATTCAGCTTCAGGGGCTGGAGGCGCGGCTGGCGCAGGTCTTTGTCAACCTGATCACCAATGCGATCTCCTTCTGCGAGGAGGGCGACGCGATCCGCGTCTGGGCCCGCCGCCGCGCCAACCGGGTGCTGGTGGTGGTCGAGGATACCGGCCCCGGCATCCCGGACCAGGCCCTGTCCAAGATCTTCAAGCGGTTCTACTCGCAGCGCCCGGTGGAGCATTTCGGCAACAACTCCGGCCTAGGGCTGGCGATCTCCAAGCAGATCGTCGAGGCGCATGGCGGGGTGATCTGGGCCGAAAACATCCGCCCCACCGAGGCGGATGTGACATCCGAGCCGCTCGGCGCGCGGTTTGTGGTCGGCCTGCCGGTGTAGCCATGCCTGAACCGGAAAGCCTCATCCTGCATGCCTCCTGCGTCGCGCTGGAGGGGCGGGGGCTTTTGATCACCGGCACCTCCGGGCAGGGCAAGTCAGCGCTGGCCCTGCAGCTGATGGCCTATGGCGCCCAGCTGGTCGCCGATGACCGGGTGCTGCTGCAGCTTCTGGACGGGCAGGTGGTTGCCAGCGCGCCGGAACCGATCCGCGGGCTGATAGAGGCGCGGTGCATGGGCCTGCTGCACGCGCAGATCCGCAGCCCGGTGCCGGTGGCGGCGCTGGTGGATCTGGATGACGCGGAAACAGAACGCCTGCCCATCCGCCATTTCACGCGGCTTCTCGGGCAGGAGGTCGCCCGGGTAAAGCGTGTGGATGGCGCACATTTTGCCCCGGCCCTGATGCAGTATCTCAGATGCGGAGCCCTGGATCCCGATGCCTGAACCCGATCAAAAGGCAATCCCGGTTGTCCTGGTCACCGGCCCCTCCGGGGCGGGACGGACCACCGCGATCAACGTGCTGGAGGACCTCGGTTTCGAGGCCATCGACAACCTGCCGCTCAGGCTGCTGCCCGGGCTGATCGATGCCGCGGCGCTGCCGCGGCCGATGGCGCTGGGATTGGACAGCCGCAACCGGGATTTCTCGCCGCGGGCGCTGCTGGATGTGATCGACATGCTGTCCGGCCGCCGGGAAGCCGAGCTGACCGTGCTGTACCTCGATTCGCAGCCGGATGTGCTGCTGCGCCGCTATTCCGAGACCCGCCGCCGCCACCCTCTGGCGCCTGCGGAATCCCCGGGCGAAGGGGTGCGCCGCGAATTGGACCTGATGGTGCCGATCCGCGAACGGGCGGATATCCTGCTGGACACCTCCGCGATGAACGTTCACCAGCTGAAGGCGGAGATCGAACGGTGGTTCGCGCCGGAAGGCCGCGCATTGGCGCTGTCGGTGCAAAGCTTCTCTTACAAGCGCGGGATGCCGCATGGCATCGACATGGTGTTCGATTGCCGCTTCCTCGCAAATCCTTACTGGCAGCCGGAGCTTCGCCAGCGCAACGGCCGCGAGCAGGCGGTGCAGGACTACGTCAGGTCCGACGCTAGGTTCGGCCCCTTCTTCTCCCGCGTCCTGGACCTCACCCGGCTGCTGCTGCCGGCCTACCGGGAGGAGGGGAAATCGCATTTCTCCATCGCCTTCGGCTGCACCGGCGGGCAGCACCGGTCGGTGACGATGGCGGAAACCCTGGCCAAGGCCCTTGCAGAAGACGGCTTGCAAGTGTCAATTAGACACCGCGAGCTGCAAGGCCAGCAAAAGAAGTGAGAGGCTGGGTTGATCGGGATTGTGATCGTAGCGCATGGCGGGCTGGCGAAGGAATACCTCGCCGCTGTGGAACACGTTGTGGGTCCGCAGCCCAGCCTGATGGCCATCGCCATCGCCCCGGACGATGACCGGGACGGCAAGCAGGACGAGATCTGCGCGGCCGCCAACGACGTGGACACCGGCGGCGGTGTGGTGGTGGTGACCGACCTGTTCGGCGGCTCCCCCTCCAATCTCAGCCTCAAGGCCTGCGCGCCGGCGGACCGCCGTATCCTGTACGGGGCAAACCTGCCGATGCTGATCAAACTGGCGAAATCCCGCCACCTGCCGGTTGCCGATGCGGTCCGGCAGGCTATGGAGGCCGGGCGCAAATACATTAACGCGCAAAACGTAAACCCTGATGGGGAGCAGGCACATTAAATGGCTCTGAAGACGCTGAAAATCATCAATGAAAAAGGGCTGCACGCCCGCGCCTCGGCCAAGCTGGTGGAGGTGGTCGAAGGGTTTGACGCCACGGCAGAAGTCATAAAGGACGGCATGTCCGCCTCCGGCGACAGCATAATGGGCCTTTTGATGTTGGCAGCCTCGAAAGGAACGACTATTGACGTCGAAACTTCGGGGCCTGATGCTGATGCGCTGGCGCATGCGCTGGAAGCCCTGGTGGCCGGCAGGTTCGGCGAAGGCTACTAGGCCTGCGCCGGCAGCGGAACGGGAATGGGCGATTTGGCGGATACCGCACACGACAGGAATACCGGCGCTGCGCCGGAAGCCGCTGATCAGACGGGCGAGGTCTATGACCGCCGCACGCTGACCTATGCCAACTCCTTTGATGACCGCTGGACGTCGCTGGCAATCAAGACCATCGAATGGCTGACCGGGAAACTGACCATCCTGCGCATGGTCAGCAAGTTCGAGAAGCAGAACTCGGAATACCGCGGCCAGAAGTTCTGGCGCGGGGCGCTCAACGTGATGGGCATCGACCTGCAGACGCCCGCAGAGCAGATCAGCAACATCCCCAAGGACGGCCCGGTGGTGATTGTCGCCAACCATCCGCACGGGATGGTCGACGGCATGATCTTTGCCGACCTGATCGGCCGCCGCCGCCTGGATTACCGCATCCTGACCCGCTCGGTGCTGACCGGGCTCGACGAGGCGGCGACCTCCTTCATGATCCCGGTCCCGTTTCCGCACGACCCCGAGGCGCAGCGCAAAATGGTGGACATGCGGGCCAAGACCATGGCCTTCCTCAAGGACGGCGGCGCCGTGGCATTGTTCCCCTCCGGCGTGGTGATGTCATCGGACAGCTGGTTCGGCCCGGCCATCGAGCGGGAATGGAACGTGTTCACCGCCCAGCTGATCCGGCGCTCCGGTGCTCGGGTGGTGCCGATCTATTTCCCCGGCCGCAATTCGCGCTGGTACCAGATCGCCTGCCGGATCTCGCCGGTCCTGCGCCAGGGGCTGCTGCTGCATGAGATCGTGCGCTCCTGCAACAAGCCGCAGGCGCCGGTTGTCGGCGAACCGCTGACGGACGAGCAGATGGAGAAACTGCACAGCGACCCGCGCGGCTTCATGGCCTGGCTGCGCGAGCACACGCTCCGCCTGGGCAAACAGCCCTGACCCGGGTCTGCGTCTTCATCTGGCTGAAAATATCCCGGGGGTGAATTGGCCGGACGGCCAAGAGGGGGCAGCGCCCCCGCCCGGCAGCCTGGTTCACCGTGTTGGGACCGGGGTTTCGCCGCGGTAATCATAAAACCCGCGCTGGGTCTTGCGGCCCAGCCAGCCGGCCTCGACATATTTCGTCAGCAGCGGGCAGGGGCGGTATTTGGTGTCCGCCAGCCCGTCATGCAGCACGTTCATGATCGCCAGGCAGGTGTCCAGGCCGATGAAATCCGCCAGCTCCAGCGGCCCCATCGGATGGTTGGCGCCCAGCTTCATCGATTCATCGATCGATTTGACCGAGCCGACCCCTTCATACAGCGTATAGACCGCCTCGTTGATCATCGGCATCAGGATGCGGTTGACGATGAAGGCTGGAAAATCCTCGGCGCTGGCAGAGGTCTTGCCCAGCCGTGCCACAACTTCCTGGCAGGCGCTGAACGTGGGCTCATCGGTGGCAATGCCGCGGATCAGCTCGACCAGCTGCATCACCGGCACCGGATTCATGAAATGGAACCCCATGAAGCGTTCCGGCCGGTCGGTGCGGCTGGCCAGCCGGGTGATCGAGATCGACGAGGTGTTCGAAGTCAGGATGGTATGCGGTTTCAGATGCGGCAGCAGATCTTCGAAAATGGCTTGTTTCACGGTTTCCCGCTCGGTGGCGGCTTCGATCACCAGATCGGTTGCGCCCACATCGGCCAGCGTCAGCGACGGCACAATGCGCGCCAGGGCCGCCTTCATGTCCGGCTCGGAGATCTTTCCCTTGCTCGCCTGCCGGGCCATGTTCTTGTGAATGAGGCTCAGCGCGCCGTCCAGCGCCTGCTGGCTGACGTCGTTCAGCACCACGTCATACCCGGCCAGCGCCAGAACATGGGCGATGCCATTGCCCATCTGTCCGGCACCAATCACACCAACCTTCTGAATTCCCATGCCTCAGGCTCCTGAAATATCTGCCGCAACCTTACTGGCGGGGGAAGGGCGGGCACAAGGGCAGCTTGAGCCGATTTGAGGCAAATTCTCACTTTAGGGAAATTGCAATGGTTGCGCAGCAAAGTGAGTCTCGGGTGAAAAATTGGTGGTGACATGAGCTATGAACTCAAAAGCGCCGGGGCGCTTTCGGGAGAATCGTGCAGATACGGGCAGTCCAGACTGCTGGTGCGGGGGCCGCAGCGGTCTCTGGACGCGCCCTATGTTGCCTTTCTCGGCGGAACCGAAGTCTACGGGCGATTCGTTGAGTTTCCCTTTGTGGACTCCCTGCAGAACCAGCTTGGCATGGATTGCATCAATCTGGGCAGCGTCAATGCCGGGCTGGACAGTTTCGTGCAGGACGAGACCCTGATCAGGATCGCCAGGCAGGCGCATGTTTCGGTGCTGCAGATGCTGGGGGCGCAGAATATCTCGAACCCCTACTACCGTGTCCACCCGCGCCGCAATGACCGGTTTCTGCAGGCCCATCCGGCACTCAAGACGCTGTACCCGGAGGTAGACTTCACAGAGTTTCATTTCAACAAGCACCTGCTCTGCACCTTGCGCGAGATTTCCGGACAGCGGTTCGAGAAGGTGCGCGAACAGCTGCAGCGCAGCTGGGTCGAGCGGATGAGCAGGCTGATCGAAGAGCTTGACGGCCGTGTTCTGCTCTTGTGGCTGCGCTATCAGCTGGACGCCGGTGCGGGCTTTCCGGACGAGCCGGTCCTGGTCGACCGCACAATGGCTGAGGCCCTGCGCCCCAAAGTGCAGGGCGTTCTCGAAATCAAGGCCTCGTCCGCCGCCGCGGCAAAGGACATTGCGGGCATGATCTTTGGCCAGATGGAACTGCCTGCGGCGCGCCATATGATCGGCCCCAAGGAGCATTTGCGGATAGCCGCAGCGCTGGCAGGCCGGATGTCCCCGATGCTTCGGAAAAAGTAGCGGCGGCGGCCCCGGAACCAGAAAAAGGCCCGCCTTCCGGCGGGCCTTCCTATTGATGCGCGGTTCAGCCGGGCTTATCCCAGCTTTTCGGTCAGCGCCGGGACGGCCTCGAACAGGTCGGCAACCAGGCCGAAGTCCGCAACCTGGAAGATCGGGGCCTCTTCGTCCTTGTTGATCGCCACGATGACCTTGGAGTCCTTCATGCCGGCCAGGTGCTGGATGGCACCGGAGATGCCCACGGCGATGTAGAGATCCGGGGCAACAACCTTGCCGGTCTGGCCCACCTGCCAGTCGTTCGGGGCATAGCCCGAGTCGACCGCGGCGCGCGATGCGCCAACAGCGGCGCCCAGCTTGTCGGCCAGGCCTTCGATCAGTTTGAAGTCTTCTTCGGAGCCGACGCCGCGGCCGCCGGAGACAACGATGCCGGCCGAGGTCAGCTCGGGACGGTCGCTGGCGGCAACCTTGTCTTCGACCCACTCGGACAGGCCCGGGTTGGCCGCAGCAGAGATCGTCTCAACCGAAGCCGAGCCGCCGGTCCCGGCTGCGTCGAAGGACGCGGTGCGGATCGAGACGACTTTCTTGGCGTCGCGGGACTTCACGGTCTGGATCGCGTTGCCGGCATAGATCGGGCGCTCGAAGGTGTCGCCGTCGACAACGCCGGAGACGTCCGAGATCACCATCACGTCCAGCAGCGCGGCGACGCGCGGCAGCACGTTCTTGGCGTCGGTGGTGGCGGGGGCCACGATGTGCTCGAAATCGGAGGCCAGGCCGGCGATCAGGGCTGCGGTCGGCTCCGCCAGGCGGTGGCCCAGCGATGCGTCCTCGGCAACCAGAACCTTGGCAACGCCTGCGATCTTGGCGGCTTCTTCGCCGGCCGCGGCAGCGGAGGCGCCGGCCGCCAGAACGGTCACGTCGCCCAGCTTGGAGGCTGCGGCCACGGCCTTGGCGGTTGCGTCCAGCGCCAGCGCGCCGTCGGTCACTTCAGCAAGGAGAAGAACAGCCATTACACAGCCCCCGCTTCTTTGAGTTTCTCAACCAGCTCGTCGACGGAGCCGACGATGATGCCTGCGGCGCGGGCCGGCGGCTCTTCGGTCTTGACGATTTCCAGGCGCGGCGTGACGTCGACGCCGTAATCGGCGGCGGTTTTCTCGTCCAGCGGCTTCTTCTTCGCCTTCATGATGTTCGGCAGCGACGCATAGCGCGGTTCGTTCAGGCGCAGGTCCACGGTGATGATGGCGGGCATCTTCACGGAAATGGTCTGCAGGCCGCCGTCGACTTCGCGGGTCACCTTGGCGGTGTCGCCTTCGATGTCCAGCTCGGACGCGAAGGTGCCCTGGGACCAGCCCAGCAGCGCCGACAGCATCTGGCCGGTTGCGTTCATGTCGTTGTCGATCGCCTGCTTGCCGCAGAGCACGACGCCGGGCTGCTCTTCCTCGACCACTTTGGCGAGGATCTTGGCAACCGCCAGCGGCTCGATGTCGGTGTGCACGTCGTCGGCAGCAACCACCAGGATGGCGCGGTCCGCGCCCATGGCCAGCGCGGTGCGCAGGGTTTCCTGGGCCTGCTTCACGCCGATCGAAACCGCAACCACTTCGTCAGCCTTGCCGGCTTCCTTCAGGCGGATGGCTTCTTCGACGGCGATTTCGTCGAAGGGGTTCATCGACATTTTCACGTTGGCGAGATCGACACCGCTGCCGTCCGCTTTGACGCGGACCTTCACGTTGTAGTCAATCACGCGCTTGACAGGCACGAGTACCTTCATTTTGCGTTCTCTCCTTAACAAACGGCAAGCCGCCTTTGGGCGACTCCCCTCCATGCTCTCGCAGCGTTGATACCGGCTGGTGTGCGCTTGCAACAGGGCAAAATCGTCACGTTAGCGCACGCCGACGTCGCGTTCGCGCTTTTGGAACATCATTTTGGCAAGAATGTTTCCAGAGGGAAATCTGCCCGCCGGTGTCAGGCCGCCGCAAGCGCGGAAATGACGCGTTGCCTGCGGGATTGGCCAAAAACCGGCATGAAATGCCGAATCAACCCGGCGGCGGGCCGCTCAGCGGTTGGCGCCGGGCACCCATAGAACATCGTCCTTGCCGCCGTTGTTGGCCACGCGGGCCGCGACAAAGAACCAGTCCGACAGCCGGTTCAGGTATTTCACGGCTGCCGGGTTCACGTCTTCGGCAGTGCTCAGGTCCGTGCACAGGCGTTCGGCGCGGCGCGCCACGGTGCGGCAGACGTGCAGATGCGCCGCCAGTTTCGAGCCGCCCGGCAGGATGAAGCTGCGCAGCGCCTGCAGATCCTTGTTCATGACGTCGATCTCGGCCTCCAGCCGCTCGACCTGCGCCGCCGCAATCCGCAGCGGCGGGTAGTCCGCCTCGGCGTCCTTTGCCATCTCCGGGCGGCACAGGTCGGCGCCCAGATCGAACAGGTCGTTCTGGATGCGCGCCAGGGCCGCGTCCATTTCGCCCTCCGCCTCCAGCCGGGCCACGCCGGCAAAGGAATTCAGTTCATCCGAGGTGCCATAGGCAGTGACCCGGGCCGAGTGTTTGGCCACGCGCTCGCCGTTGCCCAGGGCGGTTTCGCCCTTGTCGCCGGTGCGGGTGTAGATTTTGTTCAGAACGACCATTGCCGATTATCCTCCCTGGCTGCGCAGGTAGACGTAGGACAGCAAGAGCACCACTGCAATGAATTGAAACAGGATGCGCAGGCGCATCATCTTGTTTGCATTCCTGCGGTTGAAGTCGCCGCCCTTGCCAAAACCGCCTATGCCGATGACCAGCGCCACAACCACGGCGGCCACCGCAGCCAGTGCCAGATAATACAGCGGATCGCTCATCTTGTCCCCCAAAGCGCATCAATTCCGTTGGCCCCCGTCTATCCTGCGCGGCGGCAGTTGGCGACCGCGAATCCGTCAGCCGAGCCGCACCAGGATGCGGTCAATTGCCCGTGTGCTGAGGATCCGGCGCAGGAAACCGGCGATATGGGTGGGGGTGGTGACGTAGTACCGCGCGCGCGGCCGGCGGGATTCGCAGGCATGGGCCAGCTTGGCTGTCACCGCTGAGGCCGGCAGCTCGAACCGGTCGGGGCCGCTGCTTTCATAGAGCCGCTTCAGCAGGCGGGATTCGTAGAGATCCCGCCGCGGCGAGGATTGCCAGTCGATGAACCGCTCGAAATGCGGGATCGATTTCTCGCGGATTTTCGAGGTCACCGGCCCGGGTTCGATCAGCACCATGTGAATGCCGGTGCCCTGCAGTTCGACCCGCAGCGTGTCGGTCAGCCCTTCCAGCGCATATTTCGTCGCCACATAGGCCCCGCGCCAGGGAAAGGAGACCAAGCCGAGAATCGAGGAGTTCTGCACGATCCGGCCATGACCCTGCGCCCGCATCACCGGGATCACCTGCCGGGTCAGCTCATGCCAGCCAAAGAAATTGGCCTCGAAGATCGTGCGCAGGCCCTCCGTCGGCAGGTCCTCCACCGCGCCGGGCAGCCCGTGCGCGCCGTTGTTGAACAGTGCATCCAGGGTGCCGCCGGTGGCGTCCAGCACTTCGGCCAGGCCTGAGTCCATGCTGGCAGGATCGGTGTAGTCGATCCGCGGGCTTTCAAAGCCTTCGGCCCGCATCCGGTCGCAATCGCGCTGCTGGCGGCAGGAGGCAAACACCCGCCAGCCGCGCTCGCGCATGCCGCGGGCCGCATCCAGGCCTATCCCCGAGGAACAGCCCGTAATCAGGATGGATTTTTCCACTTCAGCGCCCTTCTGCCGGAAACCTCCGGTGCAGTTATGGGCGTTTCTTGCTCACCAGGGAAGCGGCAATCCAGCCAACGCGGCCATTCGCGGGCGCGCGCAGGTGCAGCCAGCCGGTGCCGCTGTCCTCAATCACGATAACCTCGTCACCGCCCAGCAGGCGGGCGATCACCGGATAATTCGTGCCCGGCCCCTGGCGCATGTTCACCCGCGAGGCGCGGATGGTGCGGCGGTCCGCATGGGTTTCCGGCGCAGGCCGGTCCGGAACCGCGGCTGCCGCCGGTGCTGCCGTGATTGCCGCCAGCCCGCCGTCCAGCGAGGCAAGT harbors:
- a CDS encoding electron transfer flavoprotein subunit beta/FixA family protein is translated as MKVLVPVKRVIDYNVKVRVKADGSGVDLANVKMSMNPFDEIAVEEAIRLKEAGKADEVVAVSIGVKQAQETLRTALAMGADRAILVVAADDVHTDIEPLAVAKILAKVVEEEQPGVVLCGKQAIDNDMNATGQMLSALLGWSQGTFASELDIEGDTAKVTREVDGGLQTISVKMPAIITVDLRLNEPRYASLPNIMKAKKKPLDEKTAADYGVDVTPRLEIVKTEEPPARAAGIIVGSVDELVEKLKEAGAV
- a CDS encoding twin transmembrane helix small protein, yielding MSDPLYYLALAAVAAVVVALVIGIGGFGKGGDFNRRNANKMMRLRILFQFIAVVLLLSYVYLRSQGG
- a CDS encoding 3-hydroxybutyryl-CoA dehydrogenase, giving the protein MGIQKVGVIGAGQMGNGIAHVLALAGYDVVLNDVSQQALDGALSLIHKNMARQASKGKISEPDMKAALARIVPSLTLADVGATDLVIEAATERETVKQAIFEDLLPHLKPHTILTSNTSSISITRLASRTDRPERFMGFHFMNPVPVMQLVELIRGIATDEPTFSACQEVVARLGKTSASAEDFPAFIVNRILMPMINEAVYTLYEGVGSVKSIDESMKLGANHPMGPLELADFIGLDTCLAIMNVLHDGLADTKYRPCPLLTKYVEAGWLGRKTQRGFYDYRGETPVPTR
- a CDS encoding SDR family NAD(P)-dependent oxidoreductase, with the translated sequence MEKSILITGCSSGIGLDAARGMRERGWRVFASCRQQRDCDRMRAEGFESPRIDYTDPASMDSGLAEVLDATGGTLDALFNNGAHGLPGAVEDLPTEGLRTIFEANFFGWHELTRQVIPVMRAQGHGRIVQNSSILGLVSFPWRGAYVATKYALEGLTDTLRVELQGTGIHMVLIEPGPVTSKIREKSIPHFERFIDWQSSPRRDLYESRLLKRLYESSGPDRFELPASAVTAKLAHACESRRPRARYYVTTPTHIAGFLRRILSTRAIDRILVRLG
- a CDS encoding lysophospholipid acyltransferase family protein, translating into MADTAHDRNTGAAPEAADQTGEVYDRRTLTYANSFDDRWTSLAIKTIEWLTGKLTILRMVSKFEKQNSEYRGQKFWRGALNVMGIDLQTPAEQISNIPKDGPVVIVANHPHGMVDGMIFADLIGRRRLDYRILTRSVLTGLDEAATSFMIPVPFPHDPEAQRKMVDMRAKTMAFLKDGGAVALFPSGVVMSSDSWFGPAIEREWNVFTAQLIRRSGARVVPIYFPGRNSRWYQIACRISPVLRQGLLLHEIVRSCNKPQAPVVGEPLTDEQMEKLHSDPRGFMAWLREHTLRLGKQP
- a CDS encoding DUF6473 family protein, encoding MSYELKSAGALSGESCRYGQSRLLVRGPQRSLDAPYVAFLGGTEVYGRFVEFPFVDSLQNQLGMDCINLGSVNAGLDSFVQDETLIRIARQAHVSVLQMLGAQNISNPYYRVHPRRNDRFLQAHPALKTLYPEVDFTEFHFNKHLLCTLREISGQRFEKVREQLQRSWVERMSRLIEELDGRVLLLWLRYQLDAGAGFPDEPVLVDRTMAEALRPKVQGVLEIKASSAAAAKDIAGMIFGQMELPAARHMIGPKEHLRIAAALAGRMSPMLRKK
- the rapZ gene encoding RNase adapter RapZ codes for the protein MPEPDQKAIPVVLVTGPSGAGRTTAINVLEDLGFEAIDNLPLRLLPGLIDAAALPRPMALGLDSRNRDFSPRALLDVIDMLSGRREAELTVLYLDSQPDVLLRRYSETRRRHPLAPAESPGEGVRRELDLMVPIRERADILLDTSAMNVHQLKAEIERWFAPEGRALALSVQSFSYKRGMPHGIDMVFDCRFLANPYWQPELRQRNGREQAVQDYVRSDARFGPFFSRVLDLTRLLLPAYREEGKSHFSIAFGCTGGQHRSVTMAETLAKALAEDGLQVSIRHRELQGQQKK
- a CDS encoding HPr family phosphocarrier protein, with the protein product MALKTLKIINEKGLHARASAKLVEVVEGFDATAEVIKDGMSASGDSIMGLLMLAASKGTTIDVETSGPDADALAHALEALVAGRFGEGY
- a CDS encoding electron transfer flavoprotein subunit alpha/FixB family protein; amino-acid sequence: MAVLLLAEVTDGALALDATAKAVAAASKLGDVTVLAAGASAAAAGEEAAKIAGVAKVLVAEDASLGHRLAEPTAALIAGLASDFEHIVAPATTDAKNVLPRVAALLDVMVISDVSGVVDGDTFERPIYAGNAIQTVKSRDAKKVVSIRTASFDAAGTGGSASVETISAAANPGLSEWVEDKVAASDRPELTSAGIVVSGGRGVGSEEDFKLIEGLADKLGAAVGASRAAVDSGYAPNDWQVGQTGKVVAPDLYIAVGISGAIQHLAGMKDSKVIVAINKDEEAPIFQVADFGLVADLFEAVPALTEKLG
- a CDS encoding HPr kinase/phosphorylase, which produces MPEPESLILHASCVALEGRGLLITGTSGQGKSALALQLMAYGAQLVADDRVLLQLLDGQVVASAPEPIRGLIEARCMGLLHAQIRSPVPVAALVDLDDAETERLPIRHFTRLLGQEVARVKRVDGAHFAPALMQYLRCGALDPDA
- a CDS encoding cob(I)yrinic acid a,c-diamide adenosyltransferase, which gives rise to MVVLNKIYTRTGDKGETALGNGERVAKHSARVTAYGTSDELNSFAGVARLEAEGEMDAALARIQNDLFDLGADLCRPEMAKDAEADYPPLRIAAAQVERLEAEIDVMNKDLQALRSFILPGGSKLAAHLHVCRTVARRAERLCTDLSTAEDVNPAAVKYLNRLSDWFFVAARVANNGGKDDVLWVPGANR
- a CDS encoding sensor histidine kinase is translated as MRDTSITQRRQDGDVVLGEDWVTPDQSVAREMQVKRARRGLLSLKGSPLTRKIITFNLIALIILVTGILYLNSSRQSLVQQRAGTLVSEAMLAADVFEAEMPGAGAVSFAAGDGIQVEDTLARLSLRGGVEAFVFDTTGNLISSIKGVDRSDALNVLNDSGGSRTLISDGLSALWGLADGGAAAGTGADDSTPALELRLSGLVDRAVNGGTGVETVVDTSGSRVISAATPIMHNGQAVGVIALTSPTGEVDALVRGEQERVLQMFVVALLVSVGLSLVLASTIANPLADLAEAAELGRERGGRRSNPGRIRIPDLSARPDEIGRLSRALRGMVKALYSRIDSNEQFAADVAHEIKNPLASLQSAVGTLRMVRRDDQREKLMDVIEHDVRRLDRLVSDISNASRLDAELVKEEEEDFDLLAMLGNLNQYLGEDARAKGIDYITDLPAQPIQLQGLEARLAQVFVNLITNAISFCEEGDAIRVWARRRANRVLVVVEDTGPGIPDQALSKIFKRFYSQRPVEHFGNNSGLGLAISKQIVEAHGGVIWAENIRPTEADVTSEPLGARFVVGLPV
- a CDS encoding PTS sugar transporter subunit IIA, with amino-acid sequence MIGIVIVAHGGLAKEYLAAVEHVVGPQPSLMAIAIAPDDDRDGKQDEICAAANDVDTGGGVVVVTDLFGGSPSNLSLKACAPADRRILYGANLPMLIKLAKSRHLPVADAVRQAMEAGRKYINAQNVNPDGEQAH